A region from the Nesterenkonia lacusekhoensis genome encodes:
- a CDS encoding YihY/virulence factor BrkB family protein → MPQTNPSRLRPRTGHHNALVDAAKSRIEKIDDSQETSQKTNPLHAEKLIQAELQARMEFGRRRRDGSGLPTVALALLGWRLARVNRTRPVRAVNLFFFRYGTVMAAGAAYMMFFSVAALLWAGFSVAGIVVGNSPEYQQLIIQSVNNALPGLLSDGGLMTEEQVEALFHVGGFNLSLSIAVILAIFTSLSWLHGLRSGMRSIWERPLMAENIVAVKVKDLGVLTLLGVVALTSAILGFISHTFIEEIFELFDWDSQGGLAQLTRLASLVISFGLDMVVAVLLMRLASHLVIPVSALWQSALIAGIGASLLRLLSAQLLSNFSDSPNPLLSGFGAVLGAFFYFYLFGLVYLVAAAWGAVAASDHAHHKGPTRQG, encoded by the coding sequence GTGCCACAGACCAATCCCAGCCGGCTGAGGCCGCGGACCGGCCACCACAACGCCTTGGTCGACGCCGCGAAGTCGCGGATCGAGAAGATCGATGATTCGCAGGAGACCTCGCAGAAGACCAACCCCCTGCACGCCGAGAAGCTGATCCAGGCCGAGCTGCAGGCGCGGATGGAGTTCGGGCGGCGCAGGCGCGACGGATCCGGACTCCCCACCGTGGCGCTGGCGCTCCTGGGGTGGAGGCTGGCCCGGGTGAACCGGACTCGGCCCGTCCGAGCCGTGAACCTGTTCTTCTTCCGCTACGGCACGGTCATGGCCGCCGGTGCGGCCTACATGATGTTCTTCTCCGTGGCCGCCCTGCTGTGGGCGGGGTTCTCCGTGGCCGGAATCGTGGTGGGCAACAGCCCGGAGTACCAGCAGCTGATCATCCAGTCGGTGAACAACGCGCTGCCCGGCCTGCTGAGCGACGGCGGCCTGATGACCGAGGAACAGGTCGAGGCCCTCTTCCACGTGGGCGGGTTCAACCTCTCCCTGAGTATCGCGGTGATCCTGGCGATCTTCACCTCGCTGAGCTGGCTGCACGGACTGCGCTCCGGGATGCGCAGCATCTGGGAGCGGCCGCTGATGGCCGAGAACATCGTGGCAGTCAAGGTCAAGGACCTCGGTGTCCTGACTCTGCTGGGTGTGGTCGCACTGACCTCGGCGATCCTCGGCTTCATCAGCCATACCTTCATCGAGGAGATCTTCGAACTCTTCGACTGGGACTCCCAAGGGGGCCTCGCCCAGCTGACCCGCCTGGCCTCTCTGGTCATCTCCTTCGGCCTGGACATGGTGGTGGCCGTGCTGCTGATGCGCCTGGCCTCGCACCTGGTGATCCCGGTGAGCGCCCTGTGGCAGTCTGCTCTGATCGCCGGCATTGGGGCCTCGCTGCTGCGCCTGCTCTCGGCCCAGCTGCTGAGCAACTTCAGCGACAGCCCGAACCCCCTGCTCAGCGGCTTCGGTGCAGTCCTGGGAGCCTTCTTCTACTTCTACCTCTTCGGGCTGGTCTACCTCGTAGCGGCGGCGTGGGGCGCTGTGGCGGCCTCTGACCACGCCCACCACAAGGGCCCCACCCGGCAGGGCTGA
- the trpS gene encoding tryptophan--tRNA ligase — protein sequence MTERVLSGMQPSADSLHLGNYLGALVNWVEMQERYDAFFFIPDMHAITVAQPPEELRQRVRRTAAQYIAGGIDPERSTLFVQSHVPEHAQLAWLMICSTGMGEASRMTQFKDKTAKGGADAASVGLFTYPMLQAADILLYQPHGVPVGEDQKQHVELARNLAQRFNHRYGETFRLPEPYIPAEGARIYDLQNPTAKMSKSAESPNGLLNLLDTDQQIAKKIKSAVTDDGSEIRFDREAKPGVSNLLSIYSVLSGTTIDELVAEYEGKMYGHLKVDLADVVVAKLGPVRDRAEELLRDPAELDALLAKGAAKARSVASETLAQAYDRIGFLPAGS from the coding sequence GTGACTGAGCGCGTACTCTCCGGAATGCAGCCCTCCGCTGATTCCCTCCACCTGGGCAACTACCTCGGAGCGCTCGTCAACTGGGTTGAGATGCAGGAGCGCTATGACGCGTTCTTCTTCATCCCGGATATGCACGCCATCACCGTGGCCCAGCCGCCGGAGGAGCTGCGGCAGCGCGTCCGGCGCACCGCTGCCCAGTACATCGCCGGAGGCATCGACCCGGAGCGCTCCACGCTCTTCGTCCAATCGCATGTGCCCGAGCACGCTCAGCTGGCCTGGCTGATGATCTGCAGCACCGGCATGGGCGAGGCCTCCCGCATGACCCAGTTCAAGGACAAGACGGCCAAGGGAGGCGCCGATGCGGCCAGCGTCGGACTGTTCACCTACCCCATGCTGCAGGCCGCTGACATCCTTCTCTACCAGCCCCACGGCGTCCCGGTGGGGGAGGACCAGAAGCAGCACGTGGAGCTGGCCCGCAACCTGGCCCAGCGGTTCAACCACCGCTACGGCGAGACCTTCCGTCTGCCTGAGCCCTACATCCCGGCGGAGGGAGCTCGGATCTACGATCTGCAGAATCCGACGGCCAAGATGTCCAAGTCCGCGGAGTCGCCCAACGGTCTGCTCAACCTGCTGGACACCGATCAGCAGATCGCCAAGAAGATCAAGTCTGCGGTCACCGACGACGGCAGCGAGATCAGGTTCGACCGTGAGGCCAAGCCTGGGGTGTCCAACCTGCTGAGCATCTACTCGGTGCTCAGCGGCACGACCATCGATGAGCTGGTGGCCGAGTACGAGGGCAAGATGTACGGGCACCTGAAGGTCGACCTGGCCGACGTCGTCGTCGCCAAGCTGGGCCCGGTGCGGGACCGGGCCGAAGAGCTGCTCCGTGACCCTGCAGAGCTGGATGCGCTGCTGGCCAAGGGCGCGGCCAAGGCCCGTTCTGTGGCCTCTGAGACGCTGGCTCAGGCCTACGACAGGATCGGTTTCCTGCCGGCGGGGTCCTAG
- a CDS encoding Lrp/AsnC family transcriptional regulator yields MVTALVMMKTEPHKIPESAQLIADIEEVDAVYSVTGKWDLVATVKTADFEDLSEVIPAKIAKVATIYETETMVAFRTYSSQDLEAGFALGE; encoded by the coding sequence ATGGTCACAGCATTGGTCATGATGAAGACCGAGCCGCATAAGATCCCCGAATCGGCTCAGCTGATCGCGGATATCGAAGAGGTCGACGCCGTCTACTCGGTCACCGGGAAGTGGGACCTGGTGGCCACGGTGAAGACGGCCGACTTCGAAGACCTCAGCGAAGTCATCCCCGCCAAGATCGCCAAAGTGGCCACCATCTACGAGACCGAGACTATGGTCGCCTTCCGCACCTACTCCTCCCAAGATCTGGAAGCAGGCTTCGCCCTGGGCGAGTAG
- a CDS encoding exodeoxyribonuclease III, which yields MAEATTEENPFGEFPHRIVDPKGDGLTRIGSVNVNGIRAAHRKGMGEWLASREIDILALQEVRADGATLTKLVQDMTESTGKTWHIHEHEAAQKGRAGVAILSTQAPVATRTGIGEGHPEDDGRWIEADYELGDGSTLTVVSVYVHSGEVGTEKQDHKMRFLQYMLDYLPQLAQRVDHVLVMGDLNVGHTELDIKNWKGNRKNSGFLPEERAYFDQYFGEAGYVDVARSLAGEVEGPYTWWSYRGKAFDNDTGWRIDYQMATPALAELASNAKVDRALDYSLRWSDHAPLMVDYRLP from the coding sequence ATGGCTGAGGCCACCACTGAGGAGAACCCCTTCGGCGAGTTCCCGCATCGGATCGTCGACCCCAAGGGCGACGGGCTGACCCGGATCGGCAGCGTCAACGTCAACGGCATCCGAGCCGCCCACCGCAAGGGTATGGGGGAGTGGCTGGCCTCCCGCGAGATCGACATCCTCGCTCTTCAGGAGGTGCGCGCCGACGGTGCCACCCTGACCAAGCTGGTCCAGGACATGACCGAATCCACCGGCAAGACCTGGCACATCCACGAACATGAGGCCGCCCAGAAGGGTCGCGCCGGAGTCGCCATCCTCTCGACCCAGGCGCCGGTGGCCACCCGGACCGGGATCGGCGAGGGCCACCCCGAGGACGACGGTCGCTGGATCGAGGCCGACTATGAGCTGGGCGACGGCAGCACGCTGACCGTGGTCAGCGTCTACGTCCACTCCGGTGAGGTCGGAACCGAGAAGCAGGACCACAAGATGCGCTTCCTGCAGTACATGCTGGACTACCTGCCGCAGCTGGCCCAGCGAGTGGATCACGTGCTGGTCATGGGTGACCTCAACGTGGGCCACACCGAGCTGGACATCAAGAACTGGAAGGGAAATCGGAAGAACTCCGGCTTCCTGCCGGAGGAGCGCGCCTACTTCGATCAGTACTTCGGAGAGGCCGGCTACGTCGACGTCGCCCGTTCCCTTGCCGGCGAGGTTGAGGGGCCCTACACCTGGTGGTCCTACCGCGGGAAGGCCTTCGACAACGACACCGGCTGGCGCATCGACTATCAGATGGCCACTCCGGCCCTGGCCGAGCTGGCCTCCAACGCCAAGGTGGACCGCGCGCTGGACTACTCGCTGCGCTGGTCCGACCACGCCCCGCTGATGGTGGACTACCGCCTGCCGTGA